Proteins from a genomic interval of Acipenser ruthenus chromosome 46, fAciRut3.2 maternal haplotype, whole genome shotgun sequence:
- the LOC117397825 gene encoding charged multivesicular body protein 7 isoform X3: MSASAPTAPQQAGSPSALPPEWADDERMAFLFSAFKLNREVNCTDWDGKMNFWAPLIVSCCRRRGAVSVTLQELSESFRRNGTVPLGLPTVVQDMIRRGKLQKESEFAALVDPGWLSWGVGLLLVKPLKWTLTTVLGSNRVPPEEPYVVTELVKIVKFTQAGQSRVSPVGEVDLGIYQLQRSERLLGERVEALAQEAERCREEARTLLGQGKKTQALRCLRARKRVEKRADSLHAQLETVQGILERIANSHTDRLVVQAYQAGVSALRLSLKDVTVERAENLVDQIQELCDAQDEVNQTLAGLDISMGGDTDELEAELRSILEDATPDSPPPLPEVPTKPLPSNLAASPGLKPSSSTLKSTPALEAAQ, from the exons ATGTCTGCCTCCGCTCCAACCGCACCGCAGCAGGCGGGCAGCCCCTCAGCATTGCCCCCCGAATGGGCAGACGACGAGCGGATGGCTTTCCTGTTTTCGGCGTTCAAACTGAACCGGGAGGTGAACTGCACGGACTGGGACGGGAAGATGAATTTCTGGGCGCCGCTGATCGTGAGCTGCTGCCGGCGGCGGGGAGCTGTCAGCGTCACCCTGCAGGAGCTGAGCGAGAGCTTCAGGAGAAACGGCACCGTGCCGCTGGGCCTGCCCACTGTCGTCCAGGATATGATCAG GCGCGGGAAGCTGCAGAAGGAGTCTGAATTTGCAGCTCTTGTGGATCCAGGGTGGCTCTCGTGGGGCGTGGGGCTGCTGCTGGTCAAGCCACTGAAATGGACCCTGACCACCGTCCTGGGCAGCAACCGCGTGCCACCGGAGGAGCCCTACGTGGTGACGGAGCTCGTCAAG ATTGTGAAGTTCACCCAGGCAGGGCAGAGCCGCGTGTCCCCGGTCGGGGAGGTGGACCTGGGCATCTACCAGCTGCAGAGGAGCGAGCGTCTCCTAGGGGAGAGAGTGGAGGCGCTGGCTCAGGAGGCAGAGAG GTGCAGAGAGGAGGCCAGGACTCTCCTTGGCCAGGGGAAGAAGACGCAG GCGCTGCGGTGTCTCAGAGCCAGGAAGCGTGTGGAGAAGCGAGCGGACAGCCTGCACGCGCAGCTGGAGACGGTGCAGGGCATCCTGGAGAGGATTGCCAACTCACACACAGACCGCCTG gtggtgcAGGCGTACCAGGCTGGCGTGTCGGCTCTCAGACTGTCTCTGAAGGACGTGACGGTGGAGAGAGCTGAGAACCTGGTCGACCAGATCCAGGAG cTTTGTGACGCCCAGGACGAAGTGAACCAGACGCTGGCAGGACTCGACATCTCAA TGGGCGGGGACACAGATGAGCTGGAGGCGGAGCTCAGGTCTATATTGGAAGACGCCACTCCGGACAGCCCGCCCCCTCTCCCAGAGGTTCCGACGAAGCCCCTCCCCTCAAAtctgg
- the LOC117397825 gene encoding charged multivesicular body protein 7 isoform X2, which translates to MSASAPTAPQQAGSPSALPPEWADDERMAFLFSAFKLNREVNCTDWDGKMNFWAPLIVSCCRRRGAVSVTLQELSESFRRNGTVPLGLPTVVQDMIRRGKLQKESEFAALVDPGWLSWGVGLLLVKPLKWTLTTVLGSNRVPPEEPYVVTELVKEKASELLRVYRSSPAAERTLLPFQELRGLAAHICPDETTLCLALLQLQREKQVTVAVHEGEKIVKFTQAGQSRVSPVGEVDLGIYQLQRSERLLGERVEALAQEAERCREEARTLLGQGKKTQALRCLRARKRVEKRADSLHAQLETVQGILERIANSHTDRLVVQAYQAGVSALRLSLKDVTVERAENLVDQIQELCDAQDEVNQTLAGLDISMGGDTDELEAELRSILEDATPDSPPPLPEVPTKPLPSNLASPGLKPSSSTLKSTPALEAAQ; encoded by the exons ATGTCTGCCTCCGCTCCAACCGCACCGCAGCAGGCGGGCAGCCCCTCAGCATTGCCCCCCGAATGGGCAGACGACGAGCGGATGGCTTTCCTGTTTTCGGCGTTCAAACTGAACCGGGAGGTGAACTGCACGGACTGGGACGGGAAGATGAATTTCTGGGCGCCGCTGATCGTGAGCTGCTGCCGGCGGCGGGGAGCTGTCAGCGTCACCCTGCAGGAGCTGAGCGAGAGCTTCAGGAGAAACGGCACCGTGCCGCTGGGCCTGCCCACTGTCGTCCAGGATATGATCAG GCGCGGGAAGCTGCAGAAGGAGTCTGAATTTGCAGCTCTTGTGGATCCAGGGTGGCTCTCGTGGGGCGTGGGGCTGCTGCTGGTCAAGCCACTGAAATGGACCCTGACCACCGTCCTGGGCAGCAACCGCGTGCCACCGGAGGAGCCCTACGTGGTGACGGAGCTCGTCAAG GAGAAGGCTTCAGAGCTGCTGCGTGTGTATCGAAGCTCCCCCGCGGCCGAGCGCACCCTGCTCCCCTTCCAGGAGCTGCGGGGGTTGGCGGCTCACATCTGCCCTGACGAGACCACCCTGTGCCTGGCTCTGCTGCAGCTGCAAAGGGAGAAGCAGGTCACTGTGGCCGTGCACGAGGGGGAGAAG ATTGTGAAGTTCACCCAGGCAGGGCAGAGCCGCGTGTCCCCGGTCGGGGAGGTGGACCTGGGCATCTACCAGCTGCAGAGGAGCGAGCGTCTCCTAGGGGAGAGAGTGGAGGCGCTGGCTCAGGAGGCAGAGAG GTGCAGAGAGGAGGCCAGGACTCTCCTTGGCCAGGGGAAGAAGACGCAG GCGCTGCGGTGTCTCAGAGCCAGGAAGCGTGTGGAGAAGCGAGCGGACAGCCTGCACGCGCAGCTGGAGACGGTGCAGGGCATCCTGGAGAGGATTGCCAACTCACACACAGACCGCCTG gtggtgcAGGCGTACCAGGCTGGCGTGTCGGCTCTCAGACTGTCTCTGAAGGACGTGACGGTGGAGAGAGCTGAGAACCTGGTCGACCAGATCCAGGAG cTTTGTGACGCCCAGGACGAAGTGAACCAGACGCTGGCAGGACTCGACATCTCAA TGGGCGGGGACACAGATGAGCTGGAGGCGGAGCTCAGGTCTATATTGGAAGACGCCACTCCGGACAGCCCGCCCCCTCTCCCAGAGGTTCCGACGAAGCCCCTCCCCTCAAAtctgg
- the LOC117397825 gene encoding charged multivesicular body protein 7 isoform X1: MSASAPTAPQQAGSPSALPPEWADDERMAFLFSAFKLNREVNCTDWDGKMNFWAPLIVSCCRRRGAVSVTLQELSESFRRNGTVPLGLPTVVQDMIRRGKLQKESEFAALVDPGWLSWGVGLLLVKPLKWTLTTVLGSNRVPPEEPYVVTELVKEKASELLRVYRSSPAAERTLLPFQELRGLAAHICPDETTLCLALLQLQREKQVTVAVHEGEKIVKFTQAGQSRVSPVGEVDLGIYQLQRSERLLGERVEALAQEAERCREEARTLLGQGKKTQALRCLRARKRVEKRADSLHAQLETVQGILERIANSHTDRLVVQAYQAGVSALRLSLKDVTVERAENLVDQIQELCDAQDEVNQTLAGLDISMGGDTDELEAELRSILEDATPDSPPPLPEVPTKPLPSNLAASPGLKPSSSTLKSTPALEAAQ, translated from the exons ATGTCTGCCTCCGCTCCAACCGCACCGCAGCAGGCGGGCAGCCCCTCAGCATTGCCCCCCGAATGGGCAGACGACGAGCGGATGGCTTTCCTGTTTTCGGCGTTCAAACTGAACCGGGAGGTGAACTGCACGGACTGGGACGGGAAGATGAATTTCTGGGCGCCGCTGATCGTGAGCTGCTGCCGGCGGCGGGGAGCTGTCAGCGTCACCCTGCAGGAGCTGAGCGAGAGCTTCAGGAGAAACGGCACCGTGCCGCTGGGCCTGCCCACTGTCGTCCAGGATATGATCAG GCGCGGGAAGCTGCAGAAGGAGTCTGAATTTGCAGCTCTTGTGGATCCAGGGTGGCTCTCGTGGGGCGTGGGGCTGCTGCTGGTCAAGCCACTGAAATGGACCCTGACCACCGTCCTGGGCAGCAACCGCGTGCCACCGGAGGAGCCCTACGTGGTGACGGAGCTCGTCAAG GAGAAGGCTTCAGAGCTGCTGCGTGTGTATCGAAGCTCCCCCGCGGCCGAGCGCACCCTGCTCCCCTTCCAGGAGCTGCGGGGGTTGGCGGCTCACATCTGCCCTGACGAGACCACCCTGTGCCTGGCTCTGCTGCAGCTGCAAAGGGAGAAGCAGGTCACTGTGGCCGTGCACGAGGGGGAGAAG ATTGTGAAGTTCACCCAGGCAGGGCAGAGCCGCGTGTCCCCGGTCGGGGAGGTGGACCTGGGCATCTACCAGCTGCAGAGGAGCGAGCGTCTCCTAGGGGAGAGAGTGGAGGCGCTGGCTCAGGAGGCAGAGAG GTGCAGAGAGGAGGCCAGGACTCTCCTTGGCCAGGGGAAGAAGACGCAG GCGCTGCGGTGTCTCAGAGCCAGGAAGCGTGTGGAGAAGCGAGCGGACAGCCTGCACGCGCAGCTGGAGACGGTGCAGGGCATCCTGGAGAGGATTGCCAACTCACACACAGACCGCCTG gtggtgcAGGCGTACCAGGCTGGCGTGTCGGCTCTCAGACTGTCTCTGAAGGACGTGACGGTGGAGAGAGCTGAGAACCTGGTCGACCAGATCCAGGAG cTTTGTGACGCCCAGGACGAAGTGAACCAGACGCTGGCAGGACTCGACATCTCAA TGGGCGGGGACACAGATGAGCTGGAGGCGGAGCTCAGGTCTATATTGGAAGACGCCACTCCGGACAGCCCGCCCCCTCTCCCAGAGGTTCCGACGAAGCCCCTCCCCTCAAAtctgg